GCTATAGAAGTCCTTGAAAGATTGTGTGGGGAGTCATCTATCATCAACTTTCTGTTCAGTCTTTTGTGTAGTCttcgtcgatttttttttttttttttgggtaaacaTACTAGGTAGAGCAATGGCAGTAGAGATGCATTACAGTgccgaaatatttttttctgacATGTAATGAAAAAATAGTGATATCACAATGAAATCCATTTGTATATCCATTTTCTCCTTGGTTTTGTGATTATTAGCATCTTGAAGTATGTTTGAAAAAGtggttatggttattttttaaaatattttgtatttgaaaaaatataaaaaaaattatttttaatattagcacattaaaataattgaaaaaacactaaaacatattaatttaaaataaataaatttttaaattttttttaaaacacaaaaataaacaagaattttctaaaatcaatttttgtttttgtaaagtAGTGTTGTTGAAAATGTGTGTTTTTATCACTATAATTTTGATAATCTTTAGTTATTCAATGCATGTTATATTAATACAAGTTCAACTGAAATTTCTCTTaaaaatttggttaaaaaaattataatttatataattttaaattaatttttttaaattacaacaataaatgttatcataatatcaaatacatatttagattttatttggcATTATAGTTTaacagtattttttaaaatgtttaaattttttaaatttaaaattaattattttttatatttttagattatttaaatataataatatcaaaaataaattttaaaaataaaaaatattattttaatatattttaattcagCAATAATATTCATGCAATGCAGTGCATCTTGTCACCAAATGAAACCCTTAAAAAGAAACCGACATTGAAGAAGTGGTAGGCTAAGAAAATTGGACCACTTCCAGCCCAATTTGACGCAACCACACACGTATGCAAGCCCGAAACGCGTTAGGGTTTTATGCGGCCTTTTCTCCTCACCCCACCCCTCTCTATAAATGAAAAGCCTCTGTTAAATacctctttcattttctttctttagggCATCTGCCGCCGATCCACTGCACAGAAGTCGCCATGGGTAGAAGtaagcttctctctctctctctctctccaattCCCAGTCTGAATCTTTatgatttttgtctttttttttcttgtttaaattaGTAATCAATGTAAATCTtctaaaatttttgtttctgctatcATAAATATGAATTGCTTTTTGTATGGATAGAagattattgatttttctttccttttggttGATTTAGAGTCGTCTTTATCTATTGTGGGAATATCCAATGatatcagcttttttttttttgatcattttttatggACTGTAAATGATTGTTAGATTTCTGAATGCTGGTATTTGAAGATGGATATGGCTAAGTTTGTGATGCAATGGATATGGTTAAGATTATGTCTAAGAGATAGATGCCtttgatgaagaaaattaaaataggaTGAGAATacttctatttttattcttggGCTTTTGGAGTTAATCTAGATCTTAATTTTGAAACGATTTTGATTGTATGTGTACCTGAAgtgatgttcttttttttattgttggtgTGGTTGGAAcaattagtttattaaattcTATGCAGTTTTGAATTACAGGGGCcttttgtttgttgaaaaaCTTTCTTTTCTCTGGTGCATATTTATGCAATATGCTCCATTGATTATGTCCCCGTTTTACTTTCTAAGGGTTGTTTTTTGTTATGTGACGGGATTTTTAAAAGAAGTGTTTTCTGCTGCTAAGCTGATctagtttattttcttctttttctcattttgcAGGACCTGCAAGGTGTTACCGCCAGATCAAGAATAAACCATACCCAAAATCACGTTACTGCCGTGGTGTGCCTGACTCTAAGATCAGGATTTATGATGTCGGGATGAAAAGGAAAGGGGTTGATGAGTTTCCATTCTGTGTGCACTTGGTGTCCTGGGAGAAGGAGAACGTCTCCAGTGAAGCTCTTGAAGCGGCACGTATTGCTTGCAACAAATACATGGCCAAGTTTGCTGGAAAAGATGCTTTCCATTTGAGAGTCAGGGTTCATCCTTTCCATGTCCTGCGAATCAACAAGATGCTTTCATGTGCTGGAGCTGATAGGCTCCAAACTGGAATGAGAGGTGCTTTTGGTAAACCACAGGGCACTTGTGCTAGAGTAGCTATTGGACAGGTTCTTCTTTCTGTTCGTTGCAAGGACAGCAACAGTCACCATGCTCAGGAGGCTCTCCGCCGGGCAAAATTCAAGTTCCCTGGTCGCCAAAAGATTATTGTCAGCAGGAAGTGGtatgcaatttttttcttttattcagaCTGTTGAAGTATGTCTGCAGTCTATTACATGGCCTGTTGCCATCATAGTTGTGCATGAAGGATTGCACTTTTTCCTTTTCATGGTGGCACaccttttattcatttttcttgctACTTTGCTATTCTGGTAAAAAACGAAGGTCTGCCATCTCCCTATGGAAGTGTGGTAGTGTTCGTTTTGTGTGCTTGCCTCCTATTGCAAgcttgttttgtgttttctaattttggTAGTTCTTTACTTCCTCCTAAGTCAGCGGCTTCACCTTGTCTGTTAACTGTGACGTGCAGGGGTTTTACCAAGTTCAATCGCACTGATTATTTGAAGTTGAAGGCTGAGAATAAGATCATGCCAGATGGTGTGAATGCCAAGGTCAGGCTTTgcttaaagtttatttttgcatCCATTCAATAATCAACGAAACGATATATTGAACTTGTGATAGTAGTAgtgttttttctctcctttttggAGCTCCCAATTAAACTGATGGTGATTATGTGTTTCTCTCAGCTTCTTGGATGCCATGGACCCTTGGCCAACCGTCAACCTGGAAGAGCATTCTTGCAAGAAACTGCATAGGATCTCTTCTTTCTGGAAGGAACTTTCATTCATCTCTTGACGTCGGAGGAATTTATCTATTACTGTTTCTGTTTTAGTTTCGAATATTGTCAAACTTGTTGGGTTTCATCGAAACTGTATTTGGAGGATACGATATGAAATTCATGGTATTAGTGTGTTTTTCGCGATATTTGAATCAGATTTGTGATATCTTTTTGGATTTAGCCCTTTTGAATATTTAACCAAGTTGCAAACGTCTTTTATCTTGTTGATGATCACATGCTTCATAAATCCAAAGTTAACAATTGACATTAGAGTGGATATTCATGATTTGGTGGGGATGTTTAAAGAAAATGTAAGAGCAATGAAGGTTTAACAACCTTGAGTATTAATCCTGGTGGATGGATTGCTTTTCATACCATTATTTGATAACTGCCACGCCCTAGCATTAGTGGGATTTAGCTTTGCTGCTTTGCAATAAGATGAAAGGGAGAGATCATCTTCAACCCTTGGAACAGGACTTGTGTCAGACATGGATATGACTTCTGAGGCTTGCCAGAAACCACTTCCACCTTCCAATAGAGGCACCTATCCCAAACAAGTTTCACATTAAAAGACCCAATGGGTCTTCTGTTAATGTGGAAGGATTCATTACAAGATTCATTACAAATATAATATCGGtcttataaatcatttttttttaatctttttgcgCCTAAAAAATAGTTGcgaagtgaaaaaaataaaattcaattccatGTAAAAGGGTGGGCAACCAAATTACTAAATGCATGTTTAGAATTATGATAtggaatatctttttttaaaagtgttttttacttcaaaatccatcaaattattattatttttacatcaaaatcattgaacaatacttaaaacaaaacataaatttaatgatttttaaagcatttactagagacaaaacattaatttaatgaattttaaagcATCTATAAACAAAAATCACCGCACTCCTAAACAAGATATAAGTGCTTGATTGGGGCGGTGCACAACAATTACTCATGAGTAAGTTGGCTCATGCTTAATAAAACAAGCACATtaggtttgttttttcatgtcatATTTGCATACAAGTTTTAAAGAATCCTCATTTTCAATGCAAAAGGTTTACTTGCATCTTAAAAACAAAGACTTGGCAAGCCTAGTGTATCCCTTTTTTTCTCCTACAAATCTTATTAGGCTGTCCTCAACACTACATTACAGTGCGTCAGTACCgatggcatatatatatatatatatatatatatatatatatatatataatatgaatcCGTTTATGGTGCAGCACCATAAAGATCATAAAAAGATCAGTAGTGAAGATGGTACATGAAAGAATATGCTAAAACATAAAGACAATGGTGTCTTCTTGAATCAAAATTCACACCCGAATCTTATTGGTGGGTCATAACAGGTGATAAACATGCAACATCACAAACAGCTCAAGAGCAAGTTCTAACATGGGCTATAAATCATCAGAATAACTCAGTGCAGATGAAGTTCACAAGTTCTGAAAACTGACAATGCAGCTAGTGACATTCAGTTTATTTGCCaggagaacaagaaaaaaatatgaagcctTCGAGAAAAAAGCAGACATCCCTACTGCATGCCTGAACTCAGTACCTGTGTTCCAACTTCTCCTTTTCCTGGTAGTTTTGCACATACCTGCATGGATTACAAGACAACGATGCAGGGAAACACAGTCAGCTCAAGCTAACAGCAGGTAATAACATAGAAAGGCGTTAATGATAAGGCACAAAAGACTGAACATTTCATACACGACTGCATCTTCAGCTCAGTATGTGGTAATGGCATAAAAAACATCCTACTGATCCGAGCCTTGTGAGACTTGTTTTGGCTAATTTAAGGTGCAATTGTATAAAACTAGTAACCTTAGGACCACAGACcttcttttctatttctctctccATCCATTCAACGGACCAACAACACAAAAATGAGGATGAAGGGAAACACTATCATGTCTAAAAAAAGGTATAAACATCAAATAgcatagagaaaaagaaaacataaaaccaCATCGGAAACCAGATTAACAACTTAGACACAACAGAAACCAGAGGATAGAAAAGTTAAAACATGGTTCACGTATTGCTCAATTCTGCAATATGTAAGTTTGCAAATAGATTGACCGAAAAACCCATATCCTAATTAATAATATGTGAGTAAAAATGGTGCGAAAAAATACATGTAACTACTTTTCTTTAGCAGTCCCTTGAGAAAGGAGAGATTTTGTCTAGGATCAGTTAATGAAACATacaagcaaaaaatatttaacctgGCAACGCTGTCAGAAatgctttttttgtttcctgatttacaaaagaaaaggaggaggaaagAGGAGCCTGGTTAAAGGATATGGACAAGTACTCCTTTACACTATTATCAGTCAATCATACAATGATttgagttttgaatttgtgcaaAGCTAATAAGAAACACAGATAACAACATCAGCAGGACAACAATTTGGCCGTAGAAACGAAaggattttaataataaaccTAAAGCATAAATGAAGCTATAATTGCTGCTTTTCCTCGATTTCACACAAAGGAGAGATCTTTTCGTTTCTTagatagattaattaattagttagttagttaattaggggtttttagggtttcaaattaatttaagtgaTACTGAGAT
This genomic stretch from Populus alba chromosome 19, ASM523922v2, whole genome shotgun sequence harbors:
- the LOC118044233 gene encoding large ribosomal subunit protein uL16, which gives rise to MGRRPARCYRQIKNKPYPKSRYCRGVPDSKIRIYDVGMKRKGVDEFPFCVHLVSWEKENVSSEALEAARIACNKYMAKFAGKDAFHLRVRVHPFHVLRINKMLSCAGADRLQTGMRGAFGKPQGTCARVAIGQVLLSVRCKDSNSHHAQEALRRAKFKFPGRQKIIVSRKWGFTKFNRTDYLKLKAENKIMPDGVNAKLLGCHGPLANRQPGRAFLQETA